One Streptomyces sp. V4I8 genomic window carries:
- a CDS encoding MMPL family transporter, giving the protein MTEVNRPARVGGWTRFVTARPRLSLLVALVITALAVLAGSGVADRLGSGGWEDPDAESTYATKALEREFPASQPNLLLLVDAGDASVDDPAVASEARRITARLAGEQGVTGVGSYWQADASAAPALRAEDGREALIAARITGEEKEAGETLDRIAPEFRGAHGPVEVSVGGPVAVRHEMQTTIQEDLVRAEVIALPVTLVLLVMVFGSAVAALLPLGIGIVAILGTNAVLRGLTEVTDVSVFAMNLTTALGLGLAVDYALFIVRRFREELATGAEPLTAVGTTLRTAGRTVLFSALTVAVSLAAMLLFPQYFLRSFAYAGIAVVLLAAAAALILLPAALILLGHRVNSLDLRRLFRRGEPRPPAPHPGTTEGKAWTRTANLVMRRAPFFALGTTAVLVLLGLPFLGVKFGTADDRQLPSSAESHVVQQHIRDGFPGSPGGGLDVLAEGRATQAQYAAYKHRIAALPEVLRVDGPLVKDESAYFTVLPKGEAVDDPAQDLVDELRATPAPFDTKVTGAAAVLVDSKDAIAERLPLAAAFIAIVTLLLVFLLTGSVLIPVQAVVLNALSLTAMFGAVVWVFQDGHLSGLLGFTSPGSIETTLPVLMFCVAFGLSMDYGVFLLSRIKEEYDTTGDHEQAVRHGLQRTGGLITAAAVILAVVMVAIGTSRVTNTKMLGLGIALAVLMDAMIVRSLLVPAVMRLTGRATWWAPGPLRRFHTRFGLSEGESTPAPAITPAPEPDKVSAHG; this is encoded by the coding sequence ATGACCGAAGTCAACAGGCCGGCGCGCGTCGGAGGCTGGACCCGCTTCGTGACGGCCCGGCCCCGGTTGTCGCTGCTCGTGGCCCTGGTGATCACCGCGCTCGCCGTGCTCGCCGGCAGCGGCGTCGCCGACCGGCTGGGCAGCGGCGGCTGGGAGGACCCGGACGCCGAGTCGACGTACGCGACCAAGGCGCTGGAGCGCGAGTTCCCCGCCTCCCAGCCCAACCTCCTGCTCCTCGTGGACGCGGGCGACGCCTCGGTGGACGACCCCGCGGTCGCCTCGGAGGCCCGGCGCATCACCGCGCGCCTGGCCGGCGAGCAGGGGGTCACGGGGGTCGGCTCCTACTGGCAGGCGGACGCCTCGGCGGCTCCCGCGCTGCGCGCCGAGGACGGCCGCGAGGCGCTGATCGCCGCCCGTATCACCGGCGAGGAGAAGGAGGCGGGGGAGACCCTGGACCGCATCGCGCCCGAGTTCCGGGGCGCGCACGGCCCGGTGGAGGTCAGCGTCGGCGGTCCGGTCGCCGTACGGCACGAGATGCAGACGACCATCCAGGAGGACCTGGTCCGGGCCGAGGTGATCGCCCTGCCGGTCACCCTGGTACTGCTGGTGATGGTCTTCGGCAGCGCCGTCGCGGCCCTGCTGCCCCTCGGTATCGGCATCGTCGCGATCCTCGGCACCAACGCGGTGCTGCGCGGCCTGACCGAAGTCACCGACGTGTCGGTCTTCGCGATGAACCTCACCACGGCCCTGGGGCTGGGCCTGGCCGTCGACTACGCCCTGTTCATCGTCCGCCGCTTCCGTGAGGAACTCGCCACCGGCGCCGAACCGTTGACGGCGGTCGGCACGACCCTGCGCACGGCCGGCCGCACCGTCCTCTTCTCGGCCCTCACCGTCGCGGTGTCCCTCGCGGCGATGCTGCTGTTCCCGCAGTACTTCCTGCGGTCCTTCGCCTACGCCGGGATCGCGGTGGTCCTGCTGGCAGCGGCGGCCGCGCTGATCCTGCTCCCGGCCGCTCTGATCCTGCTCGGCCACCGGGTCAACTCCCTGGACCTGCGCCGCCTGTTCCGCCGCGGAGAGCCGAGGCCGCCGGCCCCGCACCCCGGTACGACGGAGGGCAAGGCCTGGACCCGCACGGCGAACCTCGTCATGCGCCGTGCCCCCTTCTTCGCTCTGGGCACCACCGCCGTCCTGGTCCTGCTCGGACTGCCCTTCCTGGGCGTGAAGTTCGGCACCGCCGACGACCGCCAGCTGCCGTCGAGCGCCGAGTCCCATGTCGTGCAGCAGCACATCCGCGACGGCTTCCCGGGCAGCCCCGGAGGCGGCCTGGATGTGCTCGCCGAGGGCCGTGCGACGCAGGCGCAGTACGCCGCGTACAAGCACCGGATAGCCGCTCTCCCGGAAGTCCTGCGGGTCGACGGACCGCTGGTGAAGGACGAGTCGGCGTACTTCACGGTATTGCCGAAGGGCGAGGCCGTGGACGACCCGGCCCAGGACCTGGTGGACGAACTGCGCGCGACACCGGCGCCGTTCGACACCAAGGTGACCGGCGCCGCTGCCGTCCTGGTCGACTCCAAGGACGCGATAGCCGAACGCCTGCCCCTGGCGGCCGCCTTCATCGCGATCGTCACCCTGCTGCTGGTGTTCCTGCTGACGGGCAGTGTGCTGATCCCGGTCCAGGCGGTGGTGCTCAACGCGCTCAGCCTGACGGCGATGTTCGGCGCTGTGGTCTGGGTCTTCCAGGACGGCCATCTGTCCGGCCTGCTCGGCTTCACCAGCCCCGGCTCGATCGAGACGACCCTCCCGGTGCTGATGTTCTGCGTCGCCTTCGGCCTGTCCATGGACTACGGCGTGTTCCTGCTCTCCCGCATCAAGGAGGAGTACGACACGACCGGTGACCACGAACAGGCGGTCCGGCACGGCCTTCAGCGCACCGGCGGTCTCATCACCGCCGCCGCCGTGATCCTCGCGGTGGTGATGGTCGCGATAGGTACCTCCCGGGTGACCAACACCAAGATGCTCGGCCTCGGGATCGCCCTGGCGGTGCTGATGGACGCGATGATCGTCCGCAGCCTCCTGGTCCCGGCGGTCATGCGCCTCACGGGGCGGGCGACCTGGTGGGCTCCGGGACCGCTCCGGCGGTTCCACACCCGCTTCGGCCTCAGCGAGGGGGAGTCGACGCCGGCCCCGGCGATCACGCCCGCGCCGGAGCCGGACAAGGTGAGCGCACACGGCTGA
- a CDS encoding ATP-dependent RecD-like DNA helicase, translated as MSNQAGSGERRLAVLEGVLERITYANEENGYTVARVDTGRGGGDLLTVVGALLGAQVGESLRLEGRWGSHPQYGKQFTVENYTTVLPATVQGIRRYLGSGLVKGIGPVFADRITQHFGLDTLKIIEEEPKRLIEVPGLGPKRTKKIADAWEEQKAIKEVMLFLQTVEVSTSIAVRIYKKYGDASISVVKNQPYRLAADVWGIGFLTADKIAQSVGIPHDSPERVKAGLQYALSQATDQGNCYLPEEQLIADAVKLLQVDTGLVIECLAELAQVPEDGGDPGVVREKVPGPDGGSEPVTAVYLVPFHRAELSLSAQLLRLLRTDEDRMPGFQDVAWDKALGWLKGRTGTDLAPEQEAAVKLALTQKVAVLTGGPGCGKSFTVRSIVELARAKKARVVLAAPTGRAAKRLAELTGAEASTVHRLLELKPGGDAAYDRDRPLQADLVVVDEASMLDLLLANKLVKAVPPGAHLLFVGDVDQLPSVGAGEVLRDLLADGSPLPAVRLTRVFRQAQQSGVVTNAHRINAGQHPVTDGMKDFFLFIEDDTEAAGRLTVDVAARRIPAKFGLDPRRDVQVLAPMHRGPAGAGTLNGLLQQAVTPGRPDLAEKRVGGRVFRVGDKVTQIRNNYEKGKNGVFNGTVGVVTSLDPVDQRLTVLTDEDEEVPYEFDELDELAHAYAVTIHRSQGSEYPAVVIPVTTGAWMMLQRNLLYTAVTRAKRLVVLVGSRKAIGQAVRTVSAGRRCTALDYRLAGS; from the coding sequence ATGTCCAATCAGGCGGGGAGCGGCGAGCGGCGACTGGCGGTACTCGAAGGCGTCCTGGAGCGGATCACCTACGCCAACGAGGAGAACGGCTACACGGTCGCCCGGGTCGACACCGGACGCGGCGGCGGCGACCTCCTCACGGTCGTCGGCGCGCTGCTCGGCGCCCAGGTCGGCGAGTCCCTGCGGCTGGAGGGCCGTTGGGGCTCCCACCCGCAGTACGGCAAGCAGTTCACGGTGGAGAACTACACCACCGTCCTCCCGGCCACCGTCCAGGGCATCCGCCGCTACCTCGGCTCCGGCCTGGTCAAGGGCATCGGCCCGGTCTTCGCCGACCGCATCACCCAGCACTTCGGCCTGGACACCCTGAAGATCATCGAGGAGGAGCCCAAGCGGCTCATCGAGGTCCCCGGCCTGGGCCCCAAGCGGACCAAGAAGATCGCCGACGCCTGGGAGGAGCAGAAGGCGATCAAGGAGGTCATGCTCTTCCTCCAGACGGTCGAGGTCTCGACGTCGATCGCCGTGCGGATCTACAAGAAGTACGGCGACGCCTCCATCTCCGTCGTGAAGAACCAGCCCTACCGGCTGGCGGCCGACGTCTGGGGCATCGGCTTCCTCACCGCCGACAAGATCGCCCAGTCCGTCGGCATCCCGCACGACAGCCCGGAGCGGGTCAAGGCGGGCCTGCAGTACGCACTGTCGCAGGCCACCGACCAGGGCAACTGCTACCTGCCCGAGGAGCAGTTGATCGCGGACGCGGTGAAGCTCCTCCAGGTCGACACAGGGCTCGTCATCGAGTGCCTGGCCGAGCTCGCCCAGGTCCCGGAGGACGGCGGCGACCCGGGTGTCGTACGGGAGAAGGTCCCCGGCCCCGACGGCGGCTCGGAGCCGGTGACGGCCGTCTACCTCGTCCCCTTCCACCGGGCCGAACTCTCCCTCTCCGCCCAGCTGTTGCGCCTGCTGCGCACCGACGAGGACCGGATGCCGGGCTTCCAGGACGTGGCTTGGGACAAGGCGCTGGGCTGGCTGAAGGGCCGTACGGGCACGGACCTCGCCCCGGAGCAGGAGGCCGCCGTCAAGCTGGCGCTGACGCAGAAGGTTGCCGTGCTGACCGGCGGCCCCGGCTGCGGCAAGTCCTTCACGGTCCGCTCGATCGTGGAGCTGGCCCGCGCGAAGAAGGCCCGGGTCGTGCTGGCCGCCCCCACCGGCCGTGCCGCCAAACGCCTCGCCGAGCTGACCGGAGCCGAGGCCTCCACCGTCCACCGGCTCCTGGAGCTCAAGCCCGGCGGCGACGCGGCGTACGACAGGGACCGCCCGCTCCAGGCCGACCTGGTGGTGGTCGACGAGGCGTCCATGCTGGACCTGCTGCTCGCCAACAAGCTGGTCAAGGCCGTACCGCCGGGCGCCCATCTGCTCTTCGTGGGTGATGTGGACCAACTGCCCAGCGTCGGCGCGGGGGAGGTCCTCAGGGACCTGCTGGCCGACGGCAGCCCCCTCCCCGCCGTCCGCCTCACCCGGGTGTTCCGCCAGGCCCAGCAGTCCGGCGTGGTGACCAACGCCCACCGGATCAACGCCGGGCAGCACCCCGTCACCGACGGCATGAAGGACTTCTTCCTCTTCATCGAGGACGACACGGAGGCGGCGGGCCGGCTCACCGTGGATGTCGCGGCCCGCCGCATCCCGGCCAAGTTCGGCCTCGACCCACGCCGGGACGTCCAGGTTCTGGCCCCCATGCACCGCGGACCGGCCGGCGCGGGCACGCTGAACGGGCTGCTCCAGCAGGCCGTCACGCCCGGGCGCCCCGATCTGGCGGAGAAGCGGGTCGGCGGACGGGTCTTCCGTGTCGGCGACAAGGTCACCCAGATTCGCAACAATTACGAGAAGGGGAAGAACGGCGTCTTCAACGGCACCGTGGGCGTGGTCACCTCGCTCGACCCGGTCGACCAGCGCCTGACGGTGCTGACGGACGAGGACGAGGAGGTTCCGTATGAATTCGACGAACTGGACGAACTGGCGCACGCGTACGCCGTGACGATCCACCGTTCACAGGGAAGTGAATATCCCGCGGTGGTGATCCCCGTCACCACGGGAGCATGGATGATGCTCCAGCGAAACCTGCTGTACACCGCGGTGACCCGTGCCAAACGGCTGGTGGTCCTCGTGGGTTCACGCAAGGCGATCGGTCAGGCGGTGCGCACGGTGTCGGCGGGGCGGCGCTGTACGGCGCTCGACTACCGGCTCGCCGGTTCCTGA
- a CDS encoding heavy metal translocating P-type ATPase produces the protein MPRTTDQPPIAGAAEATGNSGTPADASEIELLIGGMTCASCAARVEKKLNRMDGVTATVNYATEKAKVSYPADLQVADLIAVVEKTGYTAEEPAPPKPAPQESQESQESPEDPELASYRQRLTVSALLAVPVVLLSMIPALQFDNWQWLALTLASPVVVWGALPFHRAAFTNARHGAATMDTLISMGTLAAYGWSLWALFLGDAGMSGMHDSFEFTVARVDGAAQIYLEVASGVVTFILLGRYLEARAKRRAGAALRALMELGAKDVSVLRYEEGERGALSVEGGGGRRAGGRETRIPVDRLAVGDWFVVRPGEKIATDGTVVEGSSAVDAALLTGESVPVDVTVGDAVTGATVNAGGRLVVEATRVGADTQLARMAKLVEDAQNGKAEVQRLADRISAVFVPAVIVLAVATFGAWLGISDDTVAAFTAAVAVLIIACPCALGLATPTALMVGTGRGAQLGILIKGPEVLESTRRIDTVVLDKTGTVTTGRMTLQKVYVDEGADEEEVLRLAGAVEHASEHPVARAVAVGAEERVGRLPEVTGFENVPGRGVRGRVEGRDVAVGRLFDALPTALARAKDEAEREGRTAVVVGWDGTARGVVAVADAVKETSAGAVRELRALGLTPVLLTGDNRAVAEAVADAVGIDQVIAEVLPEDKVEAVRRLRREGRCVAMVGDGVNDAAALATADLGLAMGTGTDAAIEASDLTLVRGDLRVAADAIRLSRRTLATIKGNLVWAFGYNVAALPLAAAGLLNPMIAGAAMAFSSVFVVTNSLRLRTFR, from the coding sequence ATGCCCCGCACCACCGATCAGCCTCCGATAGCCGGGGCGGCCGAAGCCACCGGCAACTCGGGCACGCCCGCCGACGCCTCCGAGATCGAGCTGCTCATCGGCGGGATGACCTGCGCCTCCTGCGCGGCCCGCGTCGAGAAGAAGCTCAACCGGATGGACGGCGTGACCGCCACGGTGAACTACGCGACGGAGAAGGCGAAGGTCAGCTACCCCGCTGACCTCCAGGTCGCCGACCTGATCGCCGTGGTGGAGAAGACCGGGTACACCGCGGAGGAACCGGCTCCCCCGAAACCCGCACCGCAGGAGTCGCAAGAGTCGCAGGAGTCCCCGGAAGATCCCGAACTGGCCTCCTACCGCCAGCGCCTCACCGTCTCCGCCCTGCTCGCCGTCCCGGTCGTCCTGCTGTCGATGATCCCGGCCCTCCAGTTCGACAACTGGCAGTGGCTCGCGCTCACCCTCGCCTCGCCGGTCGTCGTCTGGGGCGCGCTGCCCTTCCACCGGGCCGCGTTCACCAACGCCCGGCACGGCGCGGCGACCATGGACACGCTGATCTCGATGGGCACGCTGGCGGCGTACGGCTGGTCGCTGTGGGCGCTGTTCCTGGGCGACGCGGGCATGAGCGGCATGCACGACAGCTTCGAGTTCACGGTCGCGCGCGTGGACGGCGCCGCGCAGATCTATCTCGAAGTGGCCTCCGGGGTGGTCACCTTCATCCTCCTGGGCCGCTATCTGGAGGCGCGCGCCAAGCGCCGCGCGGGGGCCGCGCTGCGGGCACTGATGGAGCTGGGCGCGAAGGACGTGTCCGTGCTGCGATACGAGGAGGGCGAGCGCGGAGCGCTCTCGGTCGAGGGCGGTGGTGGGCGACGGGCGGGCGGTCGCGAGACCCGGATCCCCGTGGACCGGCTGGCCGTCGGCGACTGGTTCGTCGTACGGCCCGGCGAGAAGATCGCCACCGACGGCACCGTCGTCGAGGGCTCATCGGCGGTGGACGCCGCGCTGCTGACCGGCGAGTCGGTGCCGGTGGATGTGACGGTCGGGGACGCGGTGACCGGGGCGACCGTCAACGCCGGGGGCCGGCTGGTCGTCGAGGCGACCCGGGTGGGCGCCGACACGCAGCTCGCGCGGATGGCGAAGCTGGTGGAGGACGCGCAGAACGGCAAGGCCGAGGTGCAGCGCCTCGCCGACCGGATCTCCGCGGTCTTCGTGCCGGCGGTCATCGTCCTCGCGGTCGCCACCTTCGGGGCGTGGCTCGGGATCTCCGACGACACGGTCGCCGCGTTCACCGCGGCCGTCGCGGTACTGATCATCGCCTGCCCCTGCGCGCTGGGCCTCGCCACTCCCACCGCCCTGATGGTCGGCACGGGCCGCGGGGCGCAGCTCGGCATCCTCATCAAGGGCCCCGAGGTACTGGAGTCCACACGCCGGATCGACACCGTCGTCCTGGACAAGACCGGCACGGTCACCACGGGCCGGATGACCCTTCAGAAGGTGTACGTCGACGAGGGCGCCGACGAGGAGGAGGTGCTGCGGCTCGCGGGGGCCGTGGAGCACGCCTCCGAGCATCCCGTCGCGCGGGCGGTCGCCGTGGGCGCGGAGGAGCGGGTCGGGCGGCTGCCGGAGGTCACGGGCTTCGAGAACGTCCCCGGGCGGGGCGTCCGCGGGCGCGTGGAGGGCCGTGACGTGGCCGTGGGGCGCCTCTTCGACGCGCTGCCCACCGCGCTGGCCCGCGCCAAGGACGAGGCCGAGAGGGAGGGGCGTACGGCGGTCGTGGTCGGGTGGGACGGAACGGCGCGCGGTGTCGTGGCTGTCGCGGACGCGGTGAAGGAGACCAGCGCCGGGGCGGTGCGCGAGCTGCGGGCGCTGGGGCTCACTCCGGTGCTGCTGACCGGGGACAACCGGGCGGTCGCCGAGGCGGTCGCGGACGCGGTCGGCATCGATCAGGTGATCGCCGAGGTCCTGCCCGAGGACAAGGTCGAGGCGGTACGGCGGCTGCGGCGCGAGGGGCGGTGCGTGGCCATGGTCGGCGACGGCGTCAACGACGCGGCCGCGCTTGCCACCGCTGATCTGGGTCTTGCCATGGGGACGGGGACGGACGCGGCGATCGAGGCGAGCGATCTGACGCTGGTACGGGGCGATCTGCGGGTGGCGGCGGACGCCATCCGGCTGTCGCGGCGGACGCTGGCCACGATCAAGGGCAACCTGGTGTGGGCCTTCGGGTACAACGTCGCCGCGTTGCCGCTGGCCGCGGCGGGGTTGCTGAACCCGATGATCGCGGGGGCCGCGATGGCGTTCTCCTCGGTGTTCGTGGTGACGAACAGCTTGCGGCTGCGGACGTTCCGGTGA
- a CDS encoding citrate synthase translates to MSDNSVVLRYGDGEYTYPVIDSTVGDKGFDIGKLRAQTGLVTLDSGYGNTAAYKSAVTYLDGEAGILRYRGYPIEQLAERSTFLEVAYLLINGELPTVDELSTFKNDITQHTLLHEDVKNFYKGFPRDAHPMAMLSSVVSALSTFYQDSHNPFDETQRNLSTIRLLAKLPTIAAYAYKKSIGHPFVYPRNDLGYVENFLRMTFSVPAQEFELDPVVVAALDKLLILHADHEQNCSTSTVRLVGSSQANMFASISAGISALWGPLHGGANQSVLEMLEGIQASGGDVDSFIRKVKNKEDGVRLMGFGHRVYKNFDPRAKIIKAAAHDVLSALGKSDELLDIALKLEEHALSDDYFVSRSLYPNVDFYTGLIYRAMGFPTEMFTVLFALGRLPGWIAQWHEMIKEPGSRIGRPRQIYTGVVERDFVPVEQR, encoded by the coding sequence GTGAGCGACAACTCTGTAGTACTGCGGTACGGCGACGGCGAGTACACCTACCCGGTGATTGACAGCACCGTCGGCGACAAGGGCTTCGACATCGGCAAGCTCCGCGCCCAGACCGGTCTGGTGACGCTGGACAGCGGCTACGGCAACACCGCCGCCTATAAATCCGCCGTCACCTACCTCGACGGCGAGGCGGGCATCCTCCGCTACCGCGGCTACCCGATCGAGCAGCTGGCCGAGCGCTCCACCTTCCTGGAGGTGGCCTACCTGCTGATCAACGGTGAGCTGCCGACCGTCGACGAGCTCTCGACCTTCAAGAACGACATCACGCAGCACACCCTGCTGCACGAGGACGTCAAGAACTTCTACAAGGGCTTCCCGCGCGACGCCCACCCGATGGCCATGCTGTCGTCGGTCGTCTCCGCGCTGTCCACGTTCTACCAGGACAGCCACAACCCCTTCGACGAGACGCAGCGCAACCTCTCGACGATCCGTCTGCTCGCCAAGCTTCCGACGATCGCGGCGTACGCGTACAAGAAGTCGATCGGCCACCCGTTCGTCTACCCGCGCAATGACCTCGGTTACGTCGAGAACTTCCTGCGGATGACCTTCTCGGTGCCGGCGCAGGAGTTCGAGCTCGACCCGGTCGTCGTCGCCGCGCTCGACAAGCTGCTGATCCTGCACGCGGACCACGAGCAGAACTGTTCGACGTCGACGGTCCGTCTGGTCGGCTCGTCGCAGGCGAACATGTTCGCGTCGATCTCCGCCGGTATCTCCGCGCTCTGGGGCCCGCTGCACGGCGGCGCCAACCAGTCCGTCCTGGAGATGCTGGAGGGCATCCAGGCCTCCGGCGGCGACGTCGACTCCTTCATCCGCAAGGTGAAGAACAAGGAGGACGGCGTCCGCCTGATGGGCTTCGGTCACCGGGTCTACAAGAACTTCGACCCGCGCGCCAAGATCATCAAGGCCGCCGCGCACGACGTCCTCTCGGCCCTCGGCAAGTCCGACGAGCTGCTGGACATCGCCCTGAAGCTGGAGGAGCACGCGCTCTCCGACGACTACTTCGTCTCGCGCAGCCTCTACCCGAACGTCGACTTCTACACCGGCCTGATCTACCGGGCCATGGGCTTCCCGACCGAGATGTTCACGGTCCTGTTCGCCCTCGGCCGCCTCCCGGGCTGGATCGCCCAGTGGCACGAGATGATCAAGGAGCCGGGCTCCCGCATCGGCCGCCCGCGCCAGATCTACACGGGCGTCGTGGAGCGCGACTTCGTTCCCGTGGAGCAGCGCTGA
- a CDS encoding zinc-dependent alcohol dehydrogenase family protein has product MRAVVFERYGEQAEVREVPDPHPAPHGVTVRVEATGLCRSDWHGWQGHDPDITLPHVPGHELAGVVEAVGDRVTRWRPGDRVTVPFVCACGSCAACAAGDQQVCERQTQPGFTHWGSFAQYVALDHADVNLVAVPEEMSFATAASLGCRFATAFRAVVQQGRVAAGEWVAVHGCGGVGLSAVMIAAASGARVVAVDVSPQALDLARKFGAAECVDASSTPDTAAAIHALTGGGAHLSLDALGSPVTCAASVNGLRRRGRHIQVGLLPSDSGTTPVPMARAIALELELLGSHGMAAHTYPPMLELVRAGVLRPDLLVTSTITLDAVPAALTAIGTAPGAGVTVIEPWS; this is encoded by the coding sequence ATGCGGGCAGTGGTGTTCGAGCGGTACGGGGAGCAGGCCGAAGTGCGCGAGGTGCCCGACCCGCACCCCGCCCCCCACGGAGTGACCGTCCGTGTCGAAGCGACCGGGCTCTGCCGCAGCGACTGGCACGGCTGGCAGGGGCACGACCCGGACATCACACTGCCGCATGTGCCCGGCCATGAACTCGCCGGTGTCGTCGAGGCGGTGGGCGACCGGGTGACCCGCTGGCGGCCCGGCGACCGGGTCACCGTGCCCTTCGTGTGCGCCTGCGGCAGCTGCGCCGCGTGCGCCGCGGGCGACCAGCAGGTGTGCGAACGCCAGACCCAGCCCGGCTTCACCCACTGGGGCTCCTTCGCCCAGTACGTGGCGCTGGACCACGCCGACGTCAACCTCGTCGCCGTACCCGAGGAGATGTCCTTCGCGACGGCGGCCTCGCTGGGCTGCCGGTTCGCCACGGCGTTCCGGGCGGTCGTGCAGCAGGGCCGGGTCGCGGCGGGGGAGTGGGTCGCCGTGCACGGCTGCGGCGGGGTCGGCCTGTCGGCGGTGATGATCGCGGCGGCCTCGGGCGCGAGGGTCGTCGCGGTGGACGTCTCACCCCAGGCCCTCGACCTGGCGCGGAAGTTCGGGGCGGCGGAGTGCGTGGACGCGTCGAGCACGCCGGACACGGCGGCCGCGATCCACGCCCTGACCGGCGGCGGCGCCCACCTCTCCCTCGACGCCCTCGGCTCACCCGTCACCTGCGCCGCCTCCGTCAACGGCCTGCGCCGCCGGGGCCGGCACATCCAGGTGGGCCTGCTCCCCTCGGACTCCGGCACGACCCCCGTCCCCATGGCCCGCGCGATCGCCCTGGAACTCGAACTGCTCGGCAGCCACGGCATGGCGGCGCACACCTACCCGCCGATGCTGGAGCTGGTTCGGGCGGGCGTGCTGCGGCCGGATCTGCTGGTGACCTCGACGATCACGCTGGACGCGGTGCCCGCCGCGCTGACCGCCATCGGGACGGCGCCGGGGGCGGGGGTGACGGTCATCGAGCCGTGGAGTTGA
- a CDS encoding heavy-metal-associated domain-containing protein, which yields MTAQTDTPGSVTAVYKVSGMSCGHCEGAVSGEISELPGVSSVKAVASTGEVTVVSAAPLDDEAVRAAVDEAGFELVAKI from the coding sequence ATGACCGCGCAGACCGACACCCCGGGTTCCGTCACCGCCGTCTACAAGGTGAGTGGCATGAGCTGCGGACACTGCGAGGGAGCCGTCTCCGGTGAGATCTCCGAACTCCCCGGCGTGAGCTCGGTGAAGGCCGTCGCCTCGACCGGCGAGGTCACCGTCGTCTCCGCGGCCCCGCTGGACGACGAGGCCGTGCGCGCGGCCGTCGACGAGGCGGGCTTCGAGCTGGTCGCCAAGATCTGA
- a CDS encoding TetR/AcrR family transcriptional regulator: MPTNQEKEQPRRRQARGERRIAQLLEAAAAVFTTTGYTAASTNAIAREAGVSPGTLYQFFPNKEAIAIELGDRLMHEMRETFGEALAPVDPATPLEEAVGSAVDRFIAFNCDHPVFFALMHGPDIPGRMAKDHDALHATLLSRIEGLLSSFLPDAAPADLTRTAHMCLGMYKAGLELVLAHEGAERDAYIQELKYALIRYLDPLVGDRLGRPGPTRTAT; the protein is encoded by the coding sequence GTGCCCACCAACCAGGAGAAGGAGCAGCCGCGCCGCCGCCAGGCCCGCGGTGAGCGCCGCATCGCCCAGCTGCTGGAGGCCGCGGCGGCCGTCTTCACCACCACCGGCTACACGGCCGCCAGCACCAACGCCATCGCCCGCGAGGCGGGCGTCTCGCCGGGCACCCTGTACCAGTTCTTCCCGAACAAGGAAGCGATCGCGATCGAGCTGGGCGACCGGCTCATGCACGAGATGCGCGAGACGTTCGGCGAGGCGCTCGCCCCGGTCGATCCCGCGACCCCGCTGGAGGAGGCCGTCGGCTCGGCCGTCGACCGGTTCATCGCCTTCAACTGCGACCACCCGGTGTTCTTCGCACTGATGCACGGCCCCGACATCCCCGGACGCATGGCCAAGGACCACGACGCCCTGCACGCGACCCTGCTGTCCCGGATCGAGGGCCTGCTCTCCTCGTTCCTGCCCGACGCCGCCCCGGCCGACCTCACCCGGACCGCCCATATGTGCCTGGGCATGTACAAGGCGGGCCTGGAGCTGGTCCTCGCCCACGAGGGCGCCGAACGCGACGCGTACATCCAGGAGTTGAAGTACGCCCTGATCCGCTATCTCGACCCGCTGGTGGGCGACAGACTCGGCCGCCCCGGACCGACCCGCACGGCGACGTGA
- a CDS encoding helix-turn-helix transcriptional regulator yields the protein MTDRMLWSYKEIAAHIKVQPDTVRSYRKHGLLPPPDQVEGGKPFWYPDTVRAWVESRPGNRGRRVD from the coding sequence ATGACCGACCGAATGCTCTGGTCCTACAAGGAGATCGCGGCGCACATCAAGGTGCAGCCGGACACCGTGCGGTCGTACCGCAAACACGGGTTGCTGCCACCGCCGGACCAGGTGGAGGGCGGCAAGCCCTTCTGGTATCCGGACACCGTGCGGGCCTGGGTGGAGTCCCGGCCGGGCAACCGGGGCAGAAGGGTGGACTGA